Below is a window of Paraburkholderia kururiensis DNA.
TTCGGACGCGCATTGCGGTAGTCGATGTAGTACGCGTGCTCCCACACGTCGATGGTGAGGAGCGGCTTGGAATCCGTGGTGAGCGGCGTGGCGGCATTGCTCGTCGAAACGATGTCGAGCGAACCGTCGGCCTTCTTCACGAGCCACGTCCAGCCCGAACCGAAGTTCGCGACCGCAGCCTTCGAGAAGGCTTCCTTGAACGCGTCGTAGGAACCCCACTTCGCGTTGATCGCGTCGCCCAGCGCGCCGGCCGGTGCGCCACCACCTTGCGGCGAGAGGCCGTTCCAGAAGAACGTGTGATTCCAGATTTGCGCGGCGTTGTTGAAGATACCGCCCGACGCCTTCTTGATGATCTCTTCCAGCGGCAGGTTCTCGAATTCGGTGCCCGGAATCAGGTTGTTCAGGTTCGTGACGTAGGCCTGGTGGTGCTTGCCGTAGTGGAACTCGAGCGTCTCTTCGGACATGTGCGGAGCGAGCGCGTTCTTCGCGTACGGCAGCGGCGGGAGCGTATGTTGTGCCATGGTGCTGATCCTTCTCTCGTTTATGGGGAGTCTGCGGATGACGCTGTGGAGCACTGGATTGTAGGCGACTTGGAATAACCCCGCAAACCACGCGCCTTTTTGTCGAACTTCGTGCGGACAAGTGGCGTAGCCGTCGTAAAAGCTGCTTTCACGCAAGCGGGGCGCGGACAAAAGTGTGTGCCGAACAGCGTCGGACTGTCGCGACGCGCGCTGTCATCCGGATGTCATTCAACAGCGCGCTGGATGGCGGGACGGCAGCGGGTATCGTCGCGAAAGCGGTCCGCTTCGGAAGGTGCCGCAAGAAGCGCGCCGCGGTGCTTCGACGTCGGTGCTTCGACGTGCGCCTTTTGCTTCGATTGCTCAAGTGCGCTTTCGATTGCCCCGCAGGGCATGAGCCATTCAAAAGCCTTCGGTCAAACGCGGCTGGACGTCGGCCAGCGCAATGTCCGCCGCGCCCTGCGCCAGATGCACCGTGAGCCGCTTGCCGGGCTTGAGCTGTGCGGGCGAACGCAGTGCCTCGCCGCTTTGCACGTCGAGCAACGCGGCGTATCCGCGCTCCAGCGTGCGCTGTGGGCTCAACACGTCGAGCCGTGCCGCGAGCGAGGCCACGCGCGCCGTCGCACGCTCGTGCCGGCGCGCAAGCGCGCCGTGAAGCCGCTGGGCAAGCGTGTCGAGCGCCAGCTGTTGCCGTGCGGGGTCGGGACGGCAACGCTGCCACCGCATCTGCACGAGCGCAAAGCGCGCCTTCGCGTCGCGCACGGGACGCGCGCCCGCCGACGCGAGCCGCACGGTGAGCTGCTGCAGATGCGTGCGCTGTCGCGCGAGTCGCTCTGCGGGCGACACGAGCCGCCGCGCCAGCCAGTCGAGCTGCTGCGCGCGTCGCTCCATCATGCGACCGAAACCGCGCGCGAGCATCGCATGCCGATGATCGAGATCGCGCAGCAACAGCACGCGCTGCGGACTCACCAGTTCCGCGGCGGCCGTGGGGGTCGGCGCGCGGACATCGGCGGCGAAATCGGCGATGGTGAAGTCGGTTTCGTGGCCTACGCCGCTCACCACCGGCAGCGCGCTTGCCGCAATCGCGCGGGCCAGCACCTCTTCGTTGAAGGCCCACAAGTCTTCGATGGAGCCGCCGCCGCGGCAGACGATCAGCACATCCACTTCGTTGCGCGCGTTCGCGGCTTGCACCATCGCGGCGAGCTTGTCGGCGGCGCCTGTGCCCTGCACCGGCGCGGGGTACACGATCACCGGCACGTGCGGTGCGCGCCGGCACAAGGTGGTGAGCACGTCGCGCAACGCGGCCGCCTGCATCGACGTGACCACGCCGATGGCGCGCGGATGCGCGGGCAGCGGCCGCTTGCGTGCGGCATCGAAGAGACCTTCGGCCTCGAGCTTCGCCTTCAGCTTCAGAAAGGCTTCGTAGAGACGCCCCTGGCCGGTGCGACGCACCGCTTCCACGTTGAGCTGCAATTCGCCGCGCGGCTCGTACATCGTGACGAGCGCGCGCACTTCGATGCGGTCGCCTTCGCGCGGCATGAACTCGGCGTACTGGGCGCGTCCGCGGAACATGACGCAGCGCATCTGCGCCTGCGCGTCTTTGATCGAGAAGTACCAGTGGCCGCTCGCGGCGCGCGTGAAGTTCGACACCTCGCCGGACACCCACACCAGAGGAAACGACCGTTCGAGCAGCGTGCCGATGGCCCGGTTGAGCGCCGAGACCGGCACGACGGCCTCGGTGCCCCCGGGAATCGGCGCGGTGAATGAGCGGTCTGAGGAACGGTCGAAGCTGTCGGAGTTCATGCGATGAATGAGCGGTTTGCCGCGGTTTTGCCACGGTTTGCGTTTGACTGGCCGCCCAGACGATAGACCGATCGGGCTTGCCGCGTCCAGCAGGCTGTATGCGAAGCGCAATGTGTCCACATTCCAGGCGGGCTCGCACAGGCCCCGCCGAATACCGTTGCAACGCCAATGAATCCGGCGCAAACCCTTGATCTGCAAGGCTTTGCACCTGATTCCAGGCGGGTCGATGCCGATAGAAGGCTTCTCGAACGGGCGTTCCCGGGCAATGGACGGCTGGTTCTCCACAAAGTTGTCCACAGGCGCTCGCTTGCCGCATCAGGCCGTCGCGCGCTAGAGTGCCGGCTTCGCGGGGACGGATGCGCTGCGCTTCGCGCCCCGCCCCTAGCACTGCGCGCCCCCCAGCCGCCCGGAGAAAT
It encodes the following:
- the sodB gene encoding superoxide dismutase [Fe]; protein product: MAQHTLPPLPYAKNALAPHMSEETLEFHYGKHHQAYVTNLNNLIPGTEFENLPLEEIIKKASGGIFNNAAQIWNHTFFWNGLSPQGGGAPAGALGDAINAKWGSYDAFKEAFSKAAVANFGSGWTWLVKKADGSLDIVSTSNAATPLTTDSKPLLTIDVWEHAYYIDYRNARPKFVEAFWNIVNWDFAAKNFA
- the xseA gene encoding exodeoxyribonuclease VII large subunit, which encodes MNSDSFDRSSDRSFTAPIPGGTEAVVPVSALNRAIGTLLERSFPLVWVSGEVSNFTRAASGHWYFSIKDAQAQMRCVMFRGRAQYAEFMPREGDRIEVRALVTMYEPRGELQLNVEAVRRTGQGRLYEAFLKLKAKLEAEGLFDAARKRPLPAHPRAIGVVTSMQAAALRDVLTTLCRRAPHVPVIVYPAPVQGTGAADKLAAMVQAANARNEVDVLIVCRGGGSIEDLWAFNEEVLARAIAASALPVVSGVGHETDFTIADFAADVRAPTPTAAAELVSPQRVLLLRDLDHRHAMLARGFGRMMERRAQQLDWLARRLVSPAERLARQRTHLQQLTVRLASAGARPVRDAKARFALVQMRWQRCRPDPARQQLALDTLAQRLHGALARRHERATARVASLAARLDVLSPQRTLERGYAALLDVQSGEALRSPAQLKPGKRLTVHLAQGAADIALADVQPRLTEGF